In one Cyprinus carpio isolate SPL01 chromosome B2, ASM1834038v1, whole genome shotgun sequence genomic region, the following are encoded:
- the LOC109110340 gene encoding inhibitor of growth protein 5-like isoform X2, with protein MAKGMYLEHYLDSIEGLPCELQRNFSLMEDLDNRTEEKKAEISELASEYIAKVRNLASEERVQHLKKIENAYNKCKEYSDDKVQLAMQIYEMVDKHIRRLDADLARFENDLQEKLDSGILDSSDEKQSRNKNIKDKRASHGRDKKGSDQDSPKQKKLKNGANISESLLAMHPSDVLDMPVDPNEPTYCLCSQVSYGEMIGCDNSDCPIEWFHFACVGLTTKPKGKWYCPRCTQEMRKKNSLHLQCILNQMSNYYSLFSGNQLHFCKCAFHM; from the exons ATGGCGAAAGGAATGTACTTAGAACATTATTTAGACA GTATCGAGGGACTTCCCTGCGAGTTGCAGAGAAACTTCTCATTAATGGAGGATTTAGATAATAGAACTGAAG AGAAAAAAGCTGAGATAAGTGAACTAGCTTCTGAGTATATTGCAAAAGTAAGAAATCTGGCATCCGAGGAGCGTGTCCAGCATTTAAAGAAGATTGAAAATGCCTATAACAAATGCAAAGAGTACAGTGATGACAAAGTTCAGCTTGCAATGCAGATATATGAAATG GTGGATAAACACATTCGGAGATTAGATGCTGATCTTGCACGCTTTGAGAATGATCTGCAGGAGAAACTGGACTCAGGCATTCTGGATAGCTCAGATGAGAAGCAATCTCGAA ATAAGAATATAAAAGACAAGAGGGCATCCCATGGAAGAGACAAGAAAGGATCGGATCAAGACTCACCAAagcagaaaaaactgaaaaatgg TGCAAACATAAGTGAATCTCTGCTCGCCATGCACCCATCAGATGTCCTGGATATGCCAGTGGACCCTAATGAACCCACATACTGTTTATGTAGTCAAGTATCATATGGAGAAATGATTGGATGTGACAATTCTGAT TGTCCAATAGAATGGTTTCACTTTGCTTGTGTTGGCCTAACAACCAAACCAAAAGGAAAATG GTACTGCCCACGATGCACAcaagagatgagaaaaaaaaatagtctacaTCTACAATGCATCCTAAATCAAATGTCCAATTATTACAGCCTATTCAGTGGAAATcagttacatttttgtaaatgtgcCTTTCATATGTAG
- the LOC109110340 gene encoding inhibitor of growth protein 5-like isoform X1 produces MAKGMYLEHYLDSIEGLPCELQRNFSLMEDLDNRTEEKKAEISELASEYIAKVRNLASEERVQHLKKIENAYNKCKEYSDDKVQLAMQIYEMVDKHIRRLDADLARFENDLQEKLDSGILDSSDEKQSRKDKNIKDKRASHGRDKKGSDQDSPKQKKLKNGANISESLLAMHPSDVLDMPVDPNEPTYCLCSQVSYGEMIGCDNSDCPIEWFHFACVGLTTKPKGKWYCPRCTQEMRKKNSLHLQCILNQMSNYYSLFSGNQLHFCKCAFHM; encoded by the exons ATGGCGAAAGGAATGTACTTAGAACATTATTTAGACA GTATCGAGGGACTTCCCTGCGAGTTGCAGAGAAACTTCTCATTAATGGAGGATTTAGATAATAGAACTGAAG AGAAAAAAGCTGAGATAAGTGAACTAGCTTCTGAGTATATTGCAAAAGTAAGAAATCTGGCATCCGAGGAGCGTGTCCAGCATTTAAAGAAGATTGAAAATGCCTATAACAAATGCAAAGAGTACAGTGATGACAAAGTTCAGCTTGCAATGCAGATATATGAAATG GTGGATAAACACATTCGGAGATTAGATGCTGATCTTGCACGCTTTGAGAATGATCTGCAGGAGAAACTGGACTCAGGCATTCTGGATAGCTCAGATGAGAAGCAATCTCGAA AAGATAAGAATATAAAAGACAAGAGGGCATCCCATGGAAGAGACAAGAAAGGATCGGATCAAGACTCACCAAagcagaaaaaactgaaaaatgg TGCAAACATAAGTGAATCTCTGCTCGCCATGCACCCATCAGATGTCCTGGATATGCCAGTGGACCCTAATGAACCCACATACTGTTTATGTAGTCAAGTATCATATGGAGAAATGATTGGATGTGACAATTCTGAT TGTCCAATAGAATGGTTTCACTTTGCTTGTGTTGGCCTAACAACCAAACCAAAAGGAAAATG GTACTGCCCACGATGCACAcaagagatgagaaaaaaaaatagtctacaTCTACAATGCATCCTAAATCAAATGTCCAATTATTACAGCCTATTCAGTGGAAATcagttacatttttgtaaatgtgcCTTTCATATGTAG